In a genomic window of Methanoregula sp. UBA64:
- a CDS encoding ABC transporter permease, whose amino-acid sequence MTSVFSIPRVSRRAVMVWRRNLDVFCKTWKVNFFPPFVEALLYLSAIGLGIGTYVGAIDGIPYVTYIAPAILAISVMNSAFFECTYGSYVRMYYQKSFDAIIATPLSIEDVIAGELLWGATRSVISVAIMLPVLVAFGVVSLPFSLLAIPLAFVAGLLFAGIAMCFTAVTPGIDTLNYPAFLFITPMMLFSGTFFPLAVMPAALQYVALAFFPLTHLVSLMRMATLAAAGPLLLLNIVWILAATAVFWVIPINLMRRRLIV is encoded by the coding sequence ATGACGTCGGTCTTTTCGATCCCCCGGGTCAGCAGGCGTGCGGTCATGGTCTGGCGCCGCAATCTCGATGTCTTCTGTAAAACCTGGAAGGTGAACTTCTTCCCGCCCTTTGTCGAGGCGCTCCTGTACCTTTCCGCCATCGGCCTTGGGATCGGCACCTACGTAGGGGCCATCGACGGGATACCGTATGTCACCTACATTGCCCCGGCAATTCTTGCCATCTCGGTGATGAACTCCGCATTCTTCGAATGCACCTACGGCTCGTACGTGCGGATGTACTACCAGAAGAGTTTCGATGCGATCATTGCGACCCCGCTCTCGATCGAGGACGTAATCGCCGGCGAACTGCTCTGGGGAGCGACCCGGAGCGTGATCTCGGTTGCCATCATGCTCCCGGTCCTTGTCGCATTCGGCGTTGTCTCGCTCCCGTTCTCGCTCCTTGCCATCCCGCTCGCGTTTGTCGCCGGGCTCCTCTTTGCAGGAATCGCGATGTGCTTTACCGCGGTCACCCCGGGCATCGACACGCTCAACTATCCCGCGTTCCTATTTATCACCCCGATGATGCTCTTTTCCGGGACCTTCTTTCCCCTCGCGGTCATGCCCGCAGCTCTCCAGTATGTCGCCCTTGCATTCTTCCCGCTCACCCACCTTGTCTCACTGATGAGGATGGCAACGCTCGCTGCCGCCGGGCCTCTCCTCCTGCTCAACATCGTCTGGATCCTTGCAGCAACTGCCGTCTTCTGGGTGATCCCGATCAACCTGATGCGGCGCCGGCTGATCGTTTAA
- a CDS encoding phosphate-starvation-inducible PsiE family protein, which produces MPEDHPPAKAPANPPGVEYVIRFFALVPMALYMIVAAMLTIIAVFSVYDAALQILTMIVTRDLANGIVSVINSLLLTITIIVLFETVTVYFRTKHVEVRALLIAGLTGMVRHILIFNVSTTADVYQMFAAVALLAVLIAGIVLVKSEVATPSA; this is translated from the coding sequence ATGCCAGAAGATCATCCCCCTGCAAAGGCACCGGCGAACCCGCCGGGAGTAGAGTATGTTATCAGGTTCTTTGCGCTCGTCCCGATGGCGCTCTACATGATTGTTGCTGCAATGCTCACGATCATCGCAGTCTTCTCGGTGTACGATGCGGCACTGCAGATCCTCACCATGATCGTGACCCGCGATCTTGCAAACGGTATCGTTTCGGTGATCAACTCCCTGCTTCTTACGATCACCATCATCGTGCTCTTCGAGACCGTGACGGTCTATTTCCGGACCAAGCATGTCGAGGTGCGGGCACTCCTGATCGCCGGCCTTACCGGCATGGTCCGGCATATCCTGATCTTCAATGTATCGACCACCGCCGATGTCTACCAGATGTTTGCTGCCGTGGCCCTGCTCGCGGTGCTCATCGCCGGTATAGTGCTCGTGAAAAGCGAAGTGGCAACCCCTTCGGCCTGA
- a CDS encoding MarR family transcriptional regulator, with the protein MQYFTEKEESFVDLLIGIGIPRTVSKVLVFLANTPEATSRDIERGADLRQPEVSIALQYLKERDWIVTRLEKTETIGRPQNVVHLSRPIDEIADAIRAEKETEIKQKLTLAHKLRDYI; encoded by the coding sequence GTGCAGTATTTCACCGAGAAGGAAGAATCGTTTGTTGACCTCCTCATCGGTATCGGTATCCCACGAACCGTATCAAAAGTCCTCGTTTTTCTTGCAAATACCCCAGAGGCAACATCCCGGGATATCGAACGCGGCGCCGATCTGCGGCAGCCCGAAGTAAGCATCGCACTCCAGTACCTCAAGGAGCGGGACTGGATTGTCACCCGTCTGGAGAAGACCGAGACCATCGGCAGGCCCCAGAACGTTGTCCACCTTTCCCGTCCCATCGATGAGATCGCCGACGCGATCCGGGCGGAAAAGGAGACGGAGATCAAGCAGAAACTCACCCTTGCCCACAAGCTCCGGGACTATATCTGA
- a CDS encoding ABC transporter ATP-binding protein — MVAVSHIRFSVKKGEVFGLLGPNGAGKTTTMRMIECISPRSSGTLTVFGLDPDKNPAEIKQKIGVVPQDSNLDPDFSCGGNLLTYARYFDIPQDEAARRAESLLAFVALTEKRDVSVDKLSGGMKRRLILARALINNPDLLILDEPTIGLDPQARHLIWERLRQLRSEGRTIVLTTHYLDEAARLCDRLIIMDNGTFLAEGSPAELVQKYAGSEMVETDNTPEVVACLTDAGIPYEVAGDQIQVTSGDPRALAKTLLDRCRNSRVITRPATLEDVFLKLTGRALRE, encoded by the coding sequence ATGGTCGCCGTCAGTCATATCCGGTTTTCGGTAAAAAAAGGCGAAGTCTTTGGTCTTCTCGGGCCAAACGGAGCCGGGAAGACCACGACCATGCGGATGATCGAGTGCATCTCGCCCCGGTCCTCGGGAACCCTCACGGTCTTTGGCCTTGACCCGGACAAGAACCCCGCGGAGATCAAGCAGAAGATCGGCGTTGTCCCGCAGGATTCCAACCTCGACCCCGACTTCTCGTGCGGGGGAAACCTGCTCACGTATGCCCGGTACTTCGATATACCGCAGGACGAGGCTGCCCGGAGGGCCGAATCACTCCTTGCCTTTGTCGCCCTCACGGAAAAGCGGGACGTCTCCGTAGACAAACTCTCCGGGGGCATGAAACGGCGCCTCATCCTTGCCCGGGCGCTCATCAACAACCCCGATCTCCTCATCCTCGACGAGCCCACCATCGGCCTCGACCCGCAGGCCCGGCACCTGATCTGGGAACGGCTCCGGCAGCTCAGATCCGAAGGCCGTACCATCGTGCTCACAACCCATTACCTCGACGAAGCTGCCCGGCTCTGCGACCGGCTCATCATCATGGACAACGGGACATTCCTTGCCGAAGGTTCCCCCGCAGAACTCGTGCAGAAATACGCCGGGAGCGAGATGGTGGAGACAGACAACACGCCCGAAGTCGTCGCCTGCCTCACTGACGCGGGCATTCCCTACGAGGTTGCCGGCGACCAGATCCAGGTCACCTCCGGGGATCCGCGGGCTCTCGCTAAAACCCTGCTCGACCGGTGCCGGAACAGCCGGGTGATTACCCGGCCGGCAACGCTCGAAGATGTATTCCTGAAACTCACCGGGAGAGCGCTGAGGGAGTAA
- a CDS encoding DUF2179 domain-containing protein, whose product MTEAFFSSGLFTFVVVPLLIFLARICDMSMDTVRVIFMSKGIKYLPSIIGFFEVIIWLVAIGQVMNNLTNVVCYIAYGAGFATGTFIGMAIEEKLSLGLTSVRIITKEDPSALMQYLRAHDYGVTVVNGEGGTGPVKMVFTIIKRKDLHHVVAVIKQFHPKAFYSIEEVKSVAEGVFPERRATGVFGWISSLRFRRISK is encoded by the coding sequence ATGACAGAAGCGTTCTTTTCCTCCGGTCTTTTCACGTTTGTGGTAGTGCCCCTCCTGATCTTTCTGGCCCGCATCTGCGACATGAGTATGGACACCGTCCGGGTCATCTTCATGTCCAAGGGGATCAAGTATCTCCCGTCGATCATCGGTTTTTTCGAGGTGATTATCTGGCTCGTGGCCATCGGCCAGGTTATGAACAACCTGACCAATGTTGTCTGTTACATTGCGTACGGGGCGGGATTTGCCACCGGGACCTTTATCGGGATGGCAATCGAGGAGAAGCTCTCCCTGGGCCTGACCAGTGTCCGGATCATCACAAAAGAAGATCCTTCTGCTCTTATGCAGTACCTCCGGGCCCATGACTATGGCGTGACGGTGGTCAACGGCGAGGGCGGGACCGGGCCGGTAAAGATGGTCTTTACCATCATCAAGAGAAAGGACCTCCACCATGTTGTCGCTGTCATCAAGCAGTTCCACCCGAAAGCGTTCTATTCCATTGAAGAGGTCAAGTCGGTTGCCGAAGGCGTCTTTCCCGAGCGGCGCGCAACCGGGGTATTTGGCTGGATAAGCTCGCTCCGGTTCCGCCGGATAAGCAAATGA
- a CDS encoding HemK2/MTQ2 family protein methyltransferase, with the protein MSYDPAQVYQPEADTFLLLSAAQAEVRPGDRVLEVGTGSGRIAAALVQDCDIVATDINPHAAFCARTEGVEVVRCDLFSGLRGRFDLVLFNPPYLPTQEDEKLDDWLEYALDGGTTGREVIERFAAAVDGVLASQGRILLLVSALTGIAEVTEIFSRYGFTGREVMRETAEGELLVVLRITRTDR; encoded by the coding sequence ATGTCCTACGATCCCGCACAGGTGTACCAGCCCGAAGCGGATACCTTCCTGCTCCTTTCGGCGGCACAAGCGGAAGTGCGGCCCGGCGACCGGGTGCTCGAAGTCGGGACCGGCTCCGGCCGGATCGCCGCTGCACTCGTGCAGGACTGCGATATCGTGGCAACGGACATCAATCCCCACGCAGCGTTCTGTGCAAGGACGGAAGGCGTGGAGGTGGTGCGGTGCGATCTCTTCTCTGGCCTCCGGGGCAGGTTCGATCTCGTCCTCTTCAACCCGCCGTACCTGCCAACGCAGGAAGATGAGAAGCTCGACGACTGGCTGGAGTACGCGCTCGACGGTGGAACGACCGGCCGCGAGGTCATAGAGCGGTTTGCCGCAGCAGTGGATGGCGTACTTGCATCGCAGGGCCGGATCCTGCTTCTTGTCTCGGCACTCACGGGTATTGCGGAGGTTACGGAGATCTTTTCCCGGTACGGTTTTACCGGCAGGGAAGTAATGCGGGAGACCGCAGAAGGTGAACTGCTGGTCGTGCTCAGGATAACACGGACGGACCGTTAA
- a CDS encoding MarR family winged helix-turn-helix transcriptional regulator, with protein sequence MSDTHGSCLPCLPLGATISIISRTHVVLINERLRPFGLSAGQFPVLISLIKKQDVMQDTLARHLHIDKGAVARTVTKLVTAGYVRRITDPANRRTVRLFLTQKGEAIAPAILRIDREWEETACSCLPPADREKFCSLTGAVAKACLATLETLEAD encoded by the coding sequence GTGTCAGATACCCACGGATCCTGCCTGCCCTGCCTGCCGCTCGGGGCTACGATATCGATCATCAGCAGGACACACGTTGTTCTCATCAATGAGCGGCTCCGCCCGTTCGGGCTTTCCGCCGGCCAGTTCCCGGTCCTCATCAGCCTGATAAAAAAGCAGGACGTAATGCAGGACACGCTTGCCCGGCACCTGCATATCGACAAGGGCGCTGTTGCCCGGACGGTCACAAAACTGGTAACCGCCGGCTATGTCCGCCGCATTACCGATCCTGCGAACCGGCGGACGGTCCGGCTCTTTCTCACCCAAAAAGGCGAAGCCATTGCCCCGGCTATTCTCCGGATCGACCGGGAATGGGAGGAGACCGCCTGTTCGTGCCTTCCCCCGGCCGACCGGGAAAAGTTCTGCAGCCTGACCGGGGCAGTCGCCAAAGCCTGCCTTGCAACCCTTGAGACCCTGGAGGCGGACTAA
- a CDS encoding MATE family efflux transporter, which translates to MPDAVESGKDPKDPLAGPATLGVALLTGDPRKAIVKLSGPMIVVMLLMSTYNLVNAIWVAGLGPDALAAVGFVTPLFMVLIGLGNGLGAGATSLIARRIGAGDRDGANRAAVHSILLMVAISIVTTVLLLLFADPILIAFGAGQTLGLAIEYGQVVFAGTILILVTSMLASILRAEGDMKRTMYIFGASSLLNMILDPILIYWAGMGIAGAAWGMIISQVMVAIVLLYWFFVRKDTYVSLSAKGFSWDHATIRGILGVGLPASTEFFMMSILAILINGMLVMTAGTDAVAVYTAGWRLVMFAIIPLVGIAMAVVSVSGAAYGGRHYDKLPVIHHFSIWLGLVLALCTSAITWVFSAQIATVFTYSPETAYLAPTIAAFIAVMCLFYPFVPPGMMSGSIFQGVGKGLTSLAITALRELVFIALFAWILGIALGYGEHGIWWGMVAGDILGSIVAYVWARAYIRRLQAYA; encoded by the coding sequence GTGCCCGATGCTGTTGAATCTGGAAAAGACCCCAAAGACCCGCTTGCCGGCCCGGCCACGCTCGGCGTTGCCCTGCTGACCGGCGACCCCAGGAAGGCGATCGTGAAACTCTCGGGACCCATGATCGTAGTCATGCTCCTGATGTCGACCTACAACCTGGTAAACGCCATCTGGGTTGCCGGCCTTGGCCCGGATGCTCTTGCCGCGGTCGGGTTTGTCACGCCCCTCTTTATGGTGCTCATCGGTCTCGGGAACGGTCTTGGCGCCGGTGCCACCTCGCTTATTGCACGGAGGATCGGGGCCGGCGACCGGGACGGGGCGAACAGGGCGGCCGTCCACTCCATTCTCCTGATGGTGGCGATCTCGATCGTCACGACCGTGCTCCTGCTCCTCTTTGCCGACCCGATCCTGATTGCGTTCGGCGCCGGGCAGACGCTCGGCCTTGCCATCGAGTACGGCCAGGTGGTCTTTGCCGGCACGATCCTCATCCTTGTCACGAGCATGCTCGCCTCCATCCTCCGTGCCGAGGGCGATATGAAGCGGACCATGTACATCTTCGGCGCATCGTCCCTCCTCAACATGATCCTCGACCCGATCCTGATCTACTGGGCGGGCATGGGAATTGCCGGGGCTGCATGGGGCATGATCATCTCTCAGGTCATGGTCGCGATCGTGCTCCTGTACTGGTTCTTTGTCAGAAAGGACACCTACGTCTCTCTCTCGGCAAAGGGCTTTTCATGGGACCATGCAACGATCCGGGGCATCCTCGGGGTCGGGCTCCCGGCGAGCACGGAATTTTTCATGATGTCGATCCTTGCCATCCTCATCAACGGCATGCTTGTTATGACGGCAGGGACCGATGCGGTCGCGGTCTACACTGCCGGCTGGCGCCTGGTGATGTTTGCCATTATTCCTCTCGTCGGTATCGCGATGGCGGTTGTCTCGGTATCCGGTGCAGCGTACGGGGGCCGGCACTATGACAAGCTGCCGGTTATCCATCATTTCTCGATCTGGCTGGGTCTTGTGCTCGCATTGTGCACGAGCGCGATCACCTGGGTCTTTTCAGCGCAGATAGCTACGGTCTTTACCTACTCGCCCGAGACGGCGTACCTCGCCCCGACGATCGCTGCATTCATCGCGGTCATGTGCCTCTTTTACCCGTTCGTCCCGCCGGGCATGATGTCGGGCTCGATCTTCCAGGGCGTGGGCAAGGGCCTGACCTCGCTTGCGATAACCGCCCTGCGGGAGCTGGTCTTTATCGCCCTCTTTGCCTGGATCCTCGGGATTGCCCTTGGCTACGGGGAGCACGGGATCTGGTGGGGGATGGTGGCAGGCGACATTCTCGGAAGTATCGTGGCCTATGTCTGGGCCCGGGCATATATCCGCCGGCTCCAGGCATATGCCTGA
- a CDS encoding molybdopterin-dependent oxidoreductase has translation MIGHRDLVLILAAVAVVITVLLAAVFLFTPVFRSGAGTPAPLTPVEVRSYQGQDLSSVNDLRENAIRGTQYINDSTYRLTVTGLVNRSTEYSYDDVLAKFPHYSKIVTLHCVEGWDATLLWEGVLVRDIIRDAGANPRANTVVFTAVDGYTTSFPLSYFTDRDIILAYRMNNVTLSPERGYPFQLVAEDKWGYKWIKWIEKIELTDDPSYRGYWEERGYSNSGDLNRSFTRD, from the coding sequence ATGATCGGCCATAGGGATCTGGTGCTGATTCTTGCAGCAGTCGCGGTTGTGATTACCGTTCTCCTCGCGGCAGTTTTCCTGTTCACTCCCGTTTTTAGGTCGGGTGCCGGTACACCAGCGCCGCTTACTCCTGTCGAAGTGCGGTCGTACCAAGGCCAGGACCTCTCCTCGGTTAACGATCTGCGTGAGAATGCAATCAGGGGCACCCAGTACATCAACGACTCCACCTACCGCCTGACCGTCACGGGTCTTGTCAACCGGAGCACCGAATACTCATACGATGACGTGCTTGCAAAATTCCCGCATTACTCCAAGATCGTGACTCTTCACTGCGTGGAAGGCTGGGACGCTACCCTTCTCTGGGAGGGAGTGCTTGTCCGCGATATTATCCGCGATGCCGGGGCAAACCCCCGGGCAAACACCGTAGTCTTTACCGCTGTTGACGGGTACACGACCTCGTTTCCACTCTCCTATTTTACGGACCGTGACATCATTCTGGCCTATCGCATGAACAACGTCACCCTCTCCCCGGAACGCGGCTATCCTTTCCAGCTGGTAGCTGAGGACAAATGGGGGTACAAGTGGATCAAGTGGATTGAAAAGATCGAACTTACCGACGATCCATCCTACCGTGGTTACTGGGAGGAGCGGGGGTATTCGAATTCTGGTGACCTCAACCGGAGTTTCACCCGGGACTGA
- a CDS encoding MFS transporter translates to MNDNRNAPDIDEAALDRKIWWRIIPFVVLMYFICILDRVNIGYAALTMNPDLGIDPAVFGFISGIFFVSYVLLEVPSNQLLVRAGPRKWLFRIMVSWGILTILIAFARSPLELGILRFLLGAAEAGFTPGIMLYLTFWFRKNRISQALAVFFVAIPLAMVVASPVSTWILSSATWAGLASWRWLFILEGIPAVIVGCLTLACLSDAPRTASWLAPAERAWLASRLDEARVRSETPRAIPLGQLASTRNLALFCTCGFLVGLFLTSLLFWIPQIVSTSGLSRSITGTGLLVMIPYALSAAVMYLWSRHADRAGERRWHVAVPFFVAALCLILLSVASAPLVAFVFLTLAIAACYAAYAPFFTLTLDALPPGLRASGVALVNAIASAGSFAGPVLLGLAGGTLESPGVLLLFAVLGIALTVCGILLVRARLPQETGGDLPGSPG, encoded by the coding sequence ATGAACGACAACCGCAATGCACCGGATATCGACGAAGCAGCGCTCGACCGGAAGATCTGGTGGCGGATCATTCCGTTTGTCGTGCTGATGTACTTCATCTGCATCCTCGACCGGGTAAACATCGGGTACGCGGCCCTGACCATGAATCCTGACCTCGGGATCGATCCCGCCGTGTTCGGGTTTATCTCGGGCATCTTCTTTGTCAGCTATGTTCTCCTCGAAGTCCCCAGCAACCAGCTCCTTGTCCGGGCAGGTCCGCGAAAATGGCTGTTCCGGATCATGGTAAGCTGGGGGATCCTCACGATCCTGATTGCGTTTGCCCGGTCGCCGCTCGAACTGGGTATCCTCCGGTTCCTGCTCGGGGCGGCTGAAGCCGGCTTCACGCCGGGTATCATGCTCTACCTCACGTTCTGGTTCCGGAAGAACCGGATCTCGCAGGCCCTCGCGGTCTTCTTTGTCGCTATCCCCCTTGCGATGGTCGTGGCCTCGCCGGTCTCTACCTGGATCCTCTCGTCGGCCACATGGGCCGGCCTTGCCTCGTGGCGCTGGCTCTTTATCCTCGAAGGGATCCCGGCGGTCATCGTCGGGTGCCTGACGCTTGCCTGTCTTTCCGATGCCCCCCGGACCGCATCGTGGCTTGCCCCTGCAGAACGCGCCTGGCTCGCTTCCCGTCTTGACGAGGCACGGGTACGGTCGGAAACACCCCGGGCCATCCCGCTCGGACAGCTCGCCTCCACCCGGAACCTCGCGCTCTTCTGCACCTGCGGCTTTCTGGTCGGGCTGTTTCTCACGAGCCTTCTCTTCTGGATCCCGCAGATCGTCAGCACCTCCGGGCTCTCCCGCTCGATCACCGGGACCGGGCTCCTTGTGATGATCCCGTACGCCCTCTCCGCCGCCGTCATGTATCTCTGGTCCCGGCACGCCGACCGGGCCGGCGAGCGCCGGTGGCACGTGGCAGTCCCGTTTTTTGTGGCCGCACTCTGCCTGATCCTGCTCTCTGTCGCGTCCGCCCCACTGGTGGCGTTTGTCTTCCTGACGCTCGCGATCGCCGCCTGCTATGCAGCCTATGCCCCGTTCTTTACGCTCACCCTGGACGCCCTCCCGCCGGGCCTCCGGGCCTCAGGGGTCGCGCTCGTAAATGCCATAGCCTCGGCCGGCTCCTTTGCCGGCCCGGTCCTCCTCGGCCTTGCCGGAGGGACGCTCGAAAGCCCCGGGGTTCTTCTCCTCTTTGCCGTGCTTGGCATCGCGCTCACGGTATGCGGCATCCTGCTTGTCAGAGCCCGCCTCCCTCAGGAGACCGGCGGGGACTTGCCAGGATCCCCGGGCTGA
- a CDS encoding DUF4405 domain-containing protein, with the protein MDAAIKIKWLTDLLLGISFVICMVTGLLKYSVLLQLTGLNNVVLPSALFTDLHDWSGLLMGFFVFLHLLLNRRWIIITTKKILVGDRAEP; encoded by the coding sequence ATGGATGCCGCGATAAAGATAAAATGGCTCACAGACCTCCTCCTGGGCATATCGTTTGTGATCTGCATGGTCACCGGCCTGCTGAAGTACTCGGTCCTCCTCCAGCTGACAGGGCTCAACAACGTTGTCCTCCCTTCAGCGCTGTTCACCGATCTCCACGACTGGTCCGGCCTCCTGATGGGCTTTTTTGTCTTCCTCCACCTGCTACTGAACCGCAGGTGGATTATTATCACTACAAAAAAGATCCTTGTCGGGGACAGGGCAGAACCCTGA
- a CDS encoding class I SAM-dependent methyltransferase, translated as MKKDMYRQQAANLKYWTDCWQTYNPLSEQMTETDLVAFWNRRSGDFAEKIRSPKSQKRSRDNIGFLEANGVRFAGAKVLDIGCGPGSLSLPLARAGAKVTGLDISAGMLARLREAAEKEKLAVRTIECSWWNADIDELGLRGKFDLVIGSMTPAIKDHETFEKMMACSKKHCFYIGSLPGTGAPVSQDLLKNISRSPGPRRSAMGMVFPFMYLYLKGYHPEVKITGRKWTEDLPWAEAAGHAIDILSHDQKVTDAAKRKIRAYYKAAAVDGICRFTNEMLLALMVWRVDT; from the coding sequence ATGAAAAAGGACATGTACAGGCAGCAGGCAGCAAACCTGAAGTACTGGACGGACTGCTGGCAGACCTATAATCCCCTGTCGGAACAGATGACCGAAACGGATCTCGTCGCGTTCTGGAACCGGCGGTCGGGCGACTTTGCAGAGAAGATCCGTTCTCCAAAGAGCCAGAAGCGGAGCCGGGACAATATCGGGTTTCTGGAGGCAAACGGCGTCCGGTTTGCGGGTGCAAAGGTCCTCGATATCGGGTGCGGGCCGGGCAGCCTCTCGCTCCCCCTCGCCCGGGCGGGCGCAAAGGTGACGGGGCTTGATATCTCGGCGGGTATGCTTGCCCGGCTCCGGGAGGCGGCAGAGAAGGAAAAGCTCGCGGTCAGGACAATAGAATGCTCGTGGTGGAACGCAGACATCGACGAGCTCGGGCTCCGGGGGAAATTCGATCTCGTCATCGGTTCCATGACGCCGGCGATTAAGGATCACGAGACATTTGAGAAGATGATGGCCTGCTCGAAAAAGCACTGCTTCTATATCGGCTCCCTGCCCGGCACCGGTGCCCCGGTGTCGCAGGATCTTTTAAAAAACATCAGCAGGTCACCGGGCCCCCGCCGCTCCGCCATGGGCATGGTCTTTCCCTTTATGTACCTGTATCTTAAGGGGTACCATCCCGAAGTGAAGATCACCGGGCGGAAATGGACCGAGGATCTCCCGTGGGCCGAGGCTGCCGGGCATGCAATTGATATCCTCAGCCACGACCAGAAGGTGACCGATGCAGCAAAACGGAAGATCCGGGCCTATTACAAGGCTGCCGCTGTTGACGGGATCTGCCGTTTTACAAACGAGATGTTACTGGCGCTGATGGTCTGGCGGGTTGACACATAA
- a CDS encoding HEAT repeat domain-containing protein, whose translation MTDLSSLFSALQSPVLKTRRDAVSRLGKSGSPAAVEPLLGLLSDPHNGLRTDVVLALGRLDDDRAVPGLIGALSDSDTGVRAGAISSLGRLKDRRATLPLVRCLDDPDDRIRTGAAEVLGKLADPRAAGALARRAKEDPFSDVRDAADRALARIQKKSP comes from the coding sequence ATGACCGACCTCTCCTCCTTATTTTCGGCATTACAGTCACCGGTACTAAAGACCCGGCGCGATGCGGTTTCCCGGCTGGGCAAATCCGGCTCACCGGCAGCTGTCGAACCCCTGCTCGGGCTGCTTTCCGATCCGCATAACGGTCTCCGTACTGACGTTGTCCTCGCGCTTGGCCGGCTGGACGACGACCGGGCGGTCCCGGGCCTTATTGGCGCCCTTTCCGACAGCGATACCGGCGTGCGGGCCGGGGCGATATCCTCCCTTGGGAGGCTGAAGGACCGGCGTGCAACCCTCCCCCTCGTCCGCTGCCTTGACGACCCGGACGACCGGATCCGGACCGGGGCAGCAGAGGTCCTCGGGAAACTGGCCGATCCCCGGGCAGCCGGGGCACTTGCCCGGCGTGCAAAAGAGGACCCGTTCTCCGATGTCCGGGATGCGGCAGACCGGGCACTGGCGCGGATCCAGAAAAAAAGCCCGTAG
- the rsmA gene encoding 16S rRNA (adenine(1518)-N(6)/adenine(1519)-N(6))-dimethyltransferase RsmA, translated as MKARNDQHFLIDKNAIGRIAGCAEVNGKVVLEIGPGNGALTRALLDAGATVHAVELDGALCEELAERFAAEIADGRLTVTHGDATKCPLPPFEMVVSNLPYSASSKITFRLLDTGFTVAVLMYQQEFAERMAAPAGTKECGRLSIMVQTYATVQKCFTLPPTCFSPKPQVHSMVVKVVPRPPIFWVNDRKRYAAVVLALFTHRRKTVKNCLKGSSGIIDPAWAERVIAALPEEILKSRPEELYLEDFATISNFE; from the coding sequence ATGAAAGCCCGTAACGACCAGCACTTCCTCATCGACAAGAATGCGATAGGCCGGATTGCGGGCTGTGCGGAGGTAAACGGGAAGGTTGTCCTTGAGATCGGGCCGGGGAACGGTGCCCTGACCCGGGCCCTGCTCGATGCAGGCGCGACCGTCCATGCGGTAGAGCTCGATGGTGCCCTCTGCGAGGAACTGGCGGAACGGTTCGCGGCAGAGATTGCCGATGGCCGGCTGACCGTTACCCACGGGGATGCCACCAAATGCCCCCTCCCTCCGTTTGAGATGGTGGTCTCGAACCTTCCCTATTCTGCGTCCTCCAAGATTACCTTCCGGCTCCTGGATACCGGGTTTACCGTTGCGGTGCTGATGTACCAGCAGGAGTTTGCGGAGCGTATGGCAGCGCCGGCGGGCACAAAAGAGTGCGGACGGCTCTCTATCATGGTCCAGACCTATGCGACCGTCCAGAAATGCTTTACCCTCCCGCCCACCTGCTTCTCGCCAAAACCGCAGGTGCACTCGATGGTGGTAAAGGTCGTTCCCCGGCCGCCGATCTTCTGGGTCAATGACAGAAAGCGGTATGCCGCGGTGGTCCTCGCCCTCTTTACCCACCGGAGAAAAACGGTGAAGAACTGCCTGAAAGGGTCGTCGGGAATCATCGATCCCGCATGGGCGGAACGGGTCATTGCCGCCCTGCCCGAGGAGATCCTCAAAAGCCGGCCGGAAGAACTGTATTTAGAGGATTTCGCAACAATTTCAAATTTCGAATAA